A section of the Epinephelus moara isolate mb chromosome 3, YSFRI_EMoa_1.0, whole genome shotgun sequence genome encodes:
- the fgl1b gene encoding fibrinogen like 1B isoform X3, with translation MKTGIGARGFFCKVMSGLLLLALVCQTMASSSPFSAVDPCGPDVAALKHSIRKLENKLLIGSWQIQHLQMHKYFRPFQPAVSNTEPETDTAPVVNHNSSGAVDSSDGTLTTTLPPAGSLIVHDKDCSELFDRLRPPSGFYRIRPKLQQEPFLAYCDMEDGGGWTVFQRRRHGKVDFNRDWVDYRDGFGDFKLWNDEFWLGNEHMHSLLSEGKNLVKIDLMDWDGKRSYAFYENFRITDEADKYRLHYGMYSGQAGDALTGGGGMVEQWSACLSGMQFSTRDQDNDRYLQGSCAQENKAGWWFNRCHAANLNGKFYRKGKYKGQNDDGVVWGSWRGLWYSLRHTTMKVRPLVFLDAMGSGAGDM, from the exons GACCCATGCGGGCCAGACGTTGCAGCTCTCAAGCACAGCATAAGGAAACTGGAGAATAAACTCTTGATCGGGTCTTGGCAGATTCAACACTTGCAGATGCACAAATACTTCCGTCCATTTCAACCTGCTGTGTCTAATACTGAACCTGAAACTGACACTGCCCCTGTTGTAAACCACAACAGCAGTGGGGCAGTAGACAGCTCTGATGGGACACTGACGACAACACTTCCACCAGCAGGCAGCTTGATCGTCCATGACAAAG ACTGTTCAGAGCTGTTTGACAGACTGAGACCACCAAGCGGTTTCTACCGCATCAGACCCAAATTACAACAGGAACCTTTTTTGGCCTATTGTGAcatggaggatggaggaggatgGACAGTGTTTCAGAGACGTCGCCATGGAAAAGTTGACTTCAACAG AGACTGGGTGGACTACAGAGATGGCTTTGGTGACTTCAAGCTGTGGAATGATGAGTTTTGGTTGGGGAATGAGCACATGCATTCGCTACTCTCAGAAG GAAAGAACCTGGTGAAGATTGATCTAATGGACTGGGATGGAAAGAGAAGTTATGCATTTTACGAGAACTTCAGGATCACTGACGAGGCC GACAAGTATCGTCTCCACTATGGGATGTATAGTGGGCAAGCTGGGGATGCTCTGACTGGTGGTGGGGGAATGGTGGAGCAGTGGTCTGCTTGCCTCAGCGGCATGCAGTTCAGCACCAGAGATCAG GACAATGACCGCTACCTGCAGGGCAGCTGTGCTCAGGAGAATAAGGCAGGTTGGTGGTTCAACAG ATGCCATGCAGCCAACCTGAACGGGAAGTTCTACCGCAAAGGGAAGTACAAGGGCCAGAATGACGATGGTGTGGTGTGGGGGAGCTGGAGAGGCCTTTGGTATTCCCTGAGACACACCACCATGAAGGTGCGGCCTCTGGTTTTCTTGGACGCCATGGGCAGTGGAGCAGGGGACATGTGA
- the fgl1b gene encoding fibrinogen like 1B isoform X4 — translation MSGLLLLALVCQTMASSSPFSAVDPCGPDVAALKHSIRKLENKLLIGSWQIQHLQMHKYFRPFQPAVSNTEPETDTAPVVNHNSSGAVDSSDGTLTTTLPPAGSLIVHDKDCSELFDRLRPPSGFYRIRPKLQQEPFLAYCDMEDGGGWTVFQRRRHGKVDFNRDWVDYRDGFGDFKLWNDEFWLGNEHMHSLLSEGKNLVKIDLMDWDGKRSYAFYENFRITDEADKYRLHYGMYSGQAGDALTGGGGMVEQWSACLSGMQFSTRDQDNDRYLQGSCAQENKAGWWFNRCHAANLNGKFYRKGKYKGQNDDGVVWGSWRGLWYSLRHTTMKVRPLVFLDAMGSGAGDM, via the exons GACCCATGCGGGCCAGACGTTGCAGCTCTCAAGCACAGCATAAGGAAACTGGAGAATAAACTCTTGATCGGGTCTTGGCAGATTCAACACTTGCAGATGCACAAATACTTCCGTCCATTTCAACCTGCTGTGTCTAATACTGAACCTGAAACTGACACTGCCCCTGTTGTAAACCACAACAGCAGTGGGGCAGTAGACAGCTCTGATGGGACACTGACGACAACACTTCCACCAGCAGGCAGCTTGATCGTCCATGACAAAG ACTGTTCAGAGCTGTTTGACAGACTGAGACCACCAAGCGGTTTCTACCGCATCAGACCCAAATTACAACAGGAACCTTTTTTGGCCTATTGTGAcatggaggatggaggaggatgGACAGTGTTTCAGAGACGTCGCCATGGAAAAGTTGACTTCAACAG AGACTGGGTGGACTACAGAGATGGCTTTGGTGACTTCAAGCTGTGGAATGATGAGTTTTGGTTGGGGAATGAGCACATGCATTCGCTACTCTCAGAAG GAAAGAACCTGGTGAAGATTGATCTAATGGACTGGGATGGAAAGAGAAGTTATGCATTTTACGAGAACTTCAGGATCACTGACGAGGCC GACAAGTATCGTCTCCACTATGGGATGTATAGTGGGCAAGCTGGGGATGCTCTGACTGGTGGTGGGGGAATGGTGGAGCAGTGGTCTGCTTGCCTCAGCGGCATGCAGTTCAGCACCAGAGATCAG GACAATGACCGCTACCTGCAGGGCAGCTGTGCTCAGGAGAATAAGGCAGGTTGGTGGTTCAACAG ATGCCATGCAGCCAACCTGAACGGGAAGTTCTACCGCAAAGGGAAGTACAAGGGCCAGAATGACGATGGTGTGGTGTGGGGGAGCTGGAGAGGCCTTTGGTATTCCCTGAGACACACCACCATGAAGGTGCGGCCTCTGGTTTTCTTGGACGCCATGGGCAGTGGAGCAGGGGACATGTGA
- the LOC126387863 gene encoding thrombospondin type-1 domain-containing protein 1 isoform X2 has protein sequence MPQAVSLLPFLLALMGYGTFRFLLRQTSISAVSRGNGTHDSSVESTTWWWSSELQVQWPTFHIAVDRAGNQSGSFQVGISTNEHFQACSSGIDSALFLEVSYMEYNQIGRNSIDKVQARTRHPIKPLRSQSIELSCAFPFTERDFIRVALRSPHAAQDVKSSGPLYLSRIFSYKLLVENTNAYRSGCEGTMTVKLITPPCAHINGKVLLYKDAGVVRGVAVSSGMDAGGTALMGFGPEEPSSPLLAYNWLTQGENETEFNCSVFYPGRNKYCFRFVFNFSRSPSPAQTCLVVHKSAESWGPWLPWSVCSVSCGEGVRERVRECLLPSGVGGMQCTGMVKEQSLCSLEDCVVLPAPSPSLPPVTVGAAPLGGNMVVVAGISLCLAVILATVVVTLWRKLCKTPQCSSVRRGSMHSPGGRKLSDEASIFGHSLQRPSLTDGHGPPGGMGVGVAQKDRPSLASQPLSQPLVIPLSQDPERLSPTGQKMLPPIFGYRLAQQQLKEMKKKGLKEATQLYHVSSSPVHDTVVETSASPTNSPIPTPTGFAHPTLPLGLQDDANHSPFRIAAPFSEPPSQTSRVTSDRVGLRVELVLGPSTHASGGSSKWRDRTADWVEMVERSGLAGFRGGGDTGMGNSYHKNPNFRRTSSFNDPKPQPLSSVHSRQFRERSMTQVGSRTLPEGSCWNKGGRERQPYSSYPIPEHGAPEWAKPRPQRNDQRKPWIETAAPSHNNELKHTGTNTNSISVSENNANADLHCTGERQRSSETGVREGISGIGGPAAGHASLSVDRAERAEQNWNRRGPSPIQRNILARKLKEAQSCSGVKGRQRSSTFSVPPSEQRKGRCRSLPMSGGYSSSGSSPYRLSEAEQMMLDLDLSSAYGGEE, from the exons ATGCCACAGGCTGTCTCACTGCTGCCCTTCCTGCTGGCGCTCATGGGATATG GGACTTTCCGGTTCCTGCTGAGGCAGACCAGCATCTCTGCTGTTTCCCGTGGTAATGGCACACATGACAGTAGCGTGGAGAGCACTACCTGGTGGTGGAGTTCAGAACTGCAGGTGCAGTGGCCCACCTTTCACATCGCTGTGGACAGGGCTGGAAACCAATCAGGATCTTTTCAG gtTGGGATATCCACTAATGAACACTTTCAGGCTTGCTCCAGTGGCATTGACTCAGCTCTCTTCCTAGAAGTCAGTTACATGGAGTACAACCAGATAGGGCGAAACAGCATCGACAAGGTCCAAGCCCGCACACGACACCCAATCAAACCCCTCCGTTCCCAGAGTATTGAGCTGTCCTGCGCCTTCCCCTTCACAGAGAGAGACTTCATACGAGTGGCTCTGCGGTCTCCTCATGCAGCGCAGGATGTGAAGAGCTCTGGACCTCTCTACCTGTCCCGTATCTTCTCCTACAAGCTGCTGGTGGAAAACACCAATGCTTACAGGAGTGGCTGTGAAGGGACTATGACTGTTAAACTGATAACCCCGCCTTGTGCTCACATCAATGGGAAAGTATTGCTGTATAAGGATGCAGGTGTTGTACGAGGGGTTGCTGTTTCCTCTGGGATGGATGCAGGTGGAACAGCACTGATGGGGTTTGGACCAGAGGAGCCGTCTTCACCTCTGTTGGCCTATAACTGGCTGACTCAGggagagaatgagacagaatTCAACTGTTCTGTGTTTTACCCAGGAAGGAATAAGTACTGTTTTCGCTTTGTTTTCAACTTCAGTCGCTCCCCTAGTCCTGCACAGACCTGTTTGGTGGTTCACAAGAGTGCAG AGTCATGGGGCCCATGGCTGCCCTGgagtgtgtgcagtgtgagCTGTGGAGAGGGCGTGAGGGAGCGAGTGCGTGAGTGTTTGCTGCCCTCAGGTGTGGGAGGGATGCAGTGCACTGGCATGGTGAAGGAACAGTCCCTCTGCTCACTGGAGGACTGTGTCG TGTTGCCTGCTCCTTCACCATCCCTCCCCCCTGTGACTGTCGGAGCTGCCCCCCTAGGTGGTAACATGGTCGTGGTGGCAGGTATCTCCCTTTGCCTGGCTGTGATTCTGGCTACTGTTGTGGTGACTTTGTGGAGAAAGCTTTGCAAGACCCCTCAGTGCAGCTCTGTCCGCAGAGGCTCCATGCATTCCCCCGGAGGACGCAAGCTCTCAGATGAGGCTTCCATTTTTGGCCACAGCCTCCAAAGACCCAGCCTGACTGACGGACATGGCCCACCGGGGGGCATGGGTGTGGGTGTAGCCCAGAAAGACAGGCCTTCCCTGGCCAGTCAGCCTCTCTCACAGCCTCTGGTGATACCTCTCTCACAGGACCCAGAGAGGCTTTCCCCCACAGGTCAGAAGATGTTGCCACCTATATTTGG GTACCGACTGGCTCAGCAGCAGTTGAAAGAAATGAAGAAGAAAGGGTTAAAGGAGGCCACACAGCTGTACCATGTCTCTTCAAGCCCAGTCCATGACACTGTGGTAGAGACATCTGCATCACCCACGAACTCCCCCATTCCTACACCAACTGGATTCGCTCATCCCACACTCCCTTTGGGCCTCCAGGACGATGCTAACCACAGTCCTTTTCGTATTGCAGCTCCCTTTTCTGAGCCACCATCACAAACTTCCAGGGTCACATCAGACAGAGTTGGTCTCAGAGTGGAGCTGGTCCTAGGTCCTTCTACTCATGCAAGTGGGGGCAGCTCGAAATGGCGTGACCGCACTGCTGACTGGGTGGAGATGGTGGAGAGGAGTGGGTTAGCAGgtttcagaggaggaggagatacaGGAATGGGAAACTCTTATCATAAGAATCCAAATTTCCGCAGGACCTCCAGTTTTAACGACCCCAAACCTCAGCCTCTATCCTCTGTACACTCGAGACAGTTCAGAGAAAGGAGCATGACCCAG GTGGGATCTCGGACCCTTCCTGAAGGAAGTTGTTGGAATAAAGGAGGACGGGAAAGGCAGCCATACAGCTCTTACCCCATTCCAGAGCACGGGGCCCCTGAGTGGGCTAAACCCAGACCCCAGAGAAATGACCAGAGGAAGCCCTGGATAGAGACAGCTGCTCCTTCTCACAACAATGAACTCAAACACACAGGAACCAACACAAACAGCATTTCAGTATCTGAGAACAATGCCAACGCAGACCTCCACTGTACTGGGGAAAGGCAAAGGAGTAGTGAGACAGGAGTTAGAGAAGGAATCTCAGGGATCGGGGGTCCAGCTGCAGGGCACGCCAGCTTGAGTGTGGATCGGGCCGAGCGTGCTGAGCAGAACTGGAACCGTCGTGGACCATCGCCTATCCAGAGAAATATCCTTGCTCGTAAATTAAAGGAGGCCCAGTCCTGCTCTGGGGTCAAGGGGCGGCAGCGCAGCTCCACCTTTAGTGTACCGCCATCGGAACAGAGGAAAGGTCGCTGTCGCTCGCTGCCAATGTCTGGAGGCTACAGTAGCAGTGGCAGCTCACCTTACAGGCTGAGTGAGGCAGAGCAGATGATGCTGGACCTAGATCTGTCCTCAGCATATGGAGGGGAGGAGTAG
- the LOC126387863 gene encoding thrombospondin type-1 domain-containing protein 1 isoform X1: MPQAVSLLPFLLALMGYAFAGLNIWPSFHVALSNASVFVDFSTKSNSSTIRNMSLSLVNTETNTTLLTRILPNDQSTGRVEFNCSCFLYAGTFRFLLRQTSISAVSRGNGTHDSSVESTTWWWSSELQVQWPTFHIAVDRAGNQSGSFQVGISTNEHFQACSSGIDSALFLEVSYMEYNQIGRNSIDKVQARTRHPIKPLRSQSIELSCAFPFTERDFIRVALRSPHAAQDVKSSGPLYLSRIFSYKLLVENTNAYRSGCEGTMTVKLITPPCAHINGKVLLYKDAGVVRGVAVSSGMDAGGTALMGFGPEEPSSPLLAYNWLTQGENETEFNCSVFYPGRNKYCFRFVFNFSRSPSPAQTCLVVHKSAESWGPWLPWSVCSVSCGEGVRERVRECLLPSGVGGMQCTGMVKEQSLCSLEDCVVLPAPSPSLPPVTVGAAPLGGNMVVVAGISLCLAVILATVVVTLWRKLCKTPQCSSVRRGSMHSPGGRKLSDEASIFGHSLQRPSLTDGHGPPGGMGVGVAQKDRPSLASQPLSQPLVIPLSQDPERLSPTGQKMLPPIFGYRLAQQQLKEMKKKGLKEATQLYHVSSSPVHDTVVETSASPTNSPIPTPTGFAHPTLPLGLQDDANHSPFRIAAPFSEPPSQTSRVTSDRVGLRVELVLGPSTHASGGSSKWRDRTADWVEMVERSGLAGFRGGGDTGMGNSYHKNPNFRRTSSFNDPKPQPLSSVHSRQFRERSMTQVGSRTLPEGSCWNKGGRERQPYSSYPIPEHGAPEWAKPRPQRNDQRKPWIETAAPSHNNELKHTGTNTNSISVSENNANADLHCTGERQRSSETGVREGISGIGGPAAGHASLSVDRAERAEQNWNRRGPSPIQRNILARKLKEAQSCSGVKGRQRSSTFSVPPSEQRKGRCRSLPMSGGYSSSGSSPYRLSEAEQMMLDLDLSSAYGGEE, translated from the exons ATGCCACAGGCTGTCTCACTGCTGCCCTTCCTGCTGGCGCTCATGGGATATG CTTTTGCAGGCCTCAATATCTGGCCCTCCTTCCATGTTGCCCTTAGCAACGCCAGTGTATTTGTGGACTTCAGCACAAAATCCAACAGCAGCACCATCCGCAACATGAGCCTCTCTCTGGTCAACACGGAAACCAACACCACCCTTCTCACCAGGATTCTCCCCAATGACCAATCGACCGGTAGGGTGGAGTTCAACTGTTCTTGCTTCCTGTATGCAGGGACTTTCCGGTTCCTGCTGAGGCAGACCAGCATCTCTGCTGTTTCCCGTGGTAATGGCACACATGACAGTAGCGTGGAGAGCACTACCTGGTGGTGGAGTTCAGAACTGCAGGTGCAGTGGCCCACCTTTCACATCGCTGTGGACAGGGCTGGAAACCAATCAGGATCTTTTCAG gtTGGGATATCCACTAATGAACACTTTCAGGCTTGCTCCAGTGGCATTGACTCAGCTCTCTTCCTAGAAGTCAGTTACATGGAGTACAACCAGATAGGGCGAAACAGCATCGACAAGGTCCAAGCCCGCACACGACACCCAATCAAACCCCTCCGTTCCCAGAGTATTGAGCTGTCCTGCGCCTTCCCCTTCACAGAGAGAGACTTCATACGAGTGGCTCTGCGGTCTCCTCATGCAGCGCAGGATGTGAAGAGCTCTGGACCTCTCTACCTGTCCCGTATCTTCTCCTACAAGCTGCTGGTGGAAAACACCAATGCTTACAGGAGTGGCTGTGAAGGGACTATGACTGTTAAACTGATAACCCCGCCTTGTGCTCACATCAATGGGAAAGTATTGCTGTATAAGGATGCAGGTGTTGTACGAGGGGTTGCTGTTTCCTCTGGGATGGATGCAGGTGGAACAGCACTGATGGGGTTTGGACCAGAGGAGCCGTCTTCACCTCTGTTGGCCTATAACTGGCTGACTCAGggagagaatgagacagaatTCAACTGTTCTGTGTTTTACCCAGGAAGGAATAAGTACTGTTTTCGCTTTGTTTTCAACTTCAGTCGCTCCCCTAGTCCTGCACAGACCTGTTTGGTGGTTCACAAGAGTGCAG AGTCATGGGGCCCATGGCTGCCCTGgagtgtgtgcagtgtgagCTGTGGAGAGGGCGTGAGGGAGCGAGTGCGTGAGTGTTTGCTGCCCTCAGGTGTGGGAGGGATGCAGTGCACTGGCATGGTGAAGGAACAGTCCCTCTGCTCACTGGAGGACTGTGTCG TGTTGCCTGCTCCTTCACCATCCCTCCCCCCTGTGACTGTCGGAGCTGCCCCCCTAGGTGGTAACATGGTCGTGGTGGCAGGTATCTCCCTTTGCCTGGCTGTGATTCTGGCTACTGTTGTGGTGACTTTGTGGAGAAAGCTTTGCAAGACCCCTCAGTGCAGCTCTGTCCGCAGAGGCTCCATGCATTCCCCCGGAGGACGCAAGCTCTCAGATGAGGCTTCCATTTTTGGCCACAGCCTCCAAAGACCCAGCCTGACTGACGGACATGGCCCACCGGGGGGCATGGGTGTGGGTGTAGCCCAGAAAGACAGGCCTTCCCTGGCCAGTCAGCCTCTCTCACAGCCTCTGGTGATACCTCTCTCACAGGACCCAGAGAGGCTTTCCCCCACAGGTCAGAAGATGTTGCCACCTATATTTGG GTACCGACTGGCTCAGCAGCAGTTGAAAGAAATGAAGAAGAAAGGGTTAAAGGAGGCCACACAGCTGTACCATGTCTCTTCAAGCCCAGTCCATGACACTGTGGTAGAGACATCTGCATCACCCACGAACTCCCCCATTCCTACACCAACTGGATTCGCTCATCCCACACTCCCTTTGGGCCTCCAGGACGATGCTAACCACAGTCCTTTTCGTATTGCAGCTCCCTTTTCTGAGCCACCATCACAAACTTCCAGGGTCACATCAGACAGAGTTGGTCTCAGAGTGGAGCTGGTCCTAGGTCCTTCTACTCATGCAAGTGGGGGCAGCTCGAAATGGCGTGACCGCACTGCTGACTGGGTGGAGATGGTGGAGAGGAGTGGGTTAGCAGgtttcagaggaggaggagatacaGGAATGGGAAACTCTTATCATAAGAATCCAAATTTCCGCAGGACCTCCAGTTTTAACGACCCCAAACCTCAGCCTCTATCCTCTGTACACTCGAGACAGTTCAGAGAAAGGAGCATGACCCAG GTGGGATCTCGGACCCTTCCTGAAGGAAGTTGTTGGAATAAAGGAGGACGGGAAAGGCAGCCATACAGCTCTTACCCCATTCCAGAGCACGGGGCCCCTGAGTGGGCTAAACCCAGACCCCAGAGAAATGACCAGAGGAAGCCCTGGATAGAGACAGCTGCTCCTTCTCACAACAATGAACTCAAACACACAGGAACCAACACAAACAGCATTTCAGTATCTGAGAACAATGCCAACGCAGACCTCCACTGTACTGGGGAAAGGCAAAGGAGTAGTGAGACAGGAGTTAGAGAAGGAATCTCAGGGATCGGGGGTCCAGCTGCAGGGCACGCCAGCTTGAGTGTGGATCGGGCCGAGCGTGCTGAGCAGAACTGGAACCGTCGTGGACCATCGCCTATCCAGAGAAATATCCTTGCTCGTAAATTAAAGGAGGCCCAGTCCTGCTCTGGGGTCAAGGGGCGGCAGCGCAGCTCCACCTTTAGTGTACCGCCATCGGAACAGAGGAAAGGTCGCTGTCGCTCGCTGCCAATGTCTGGAGGCTACAGTAGCAGTGGCAGCTCACCTTACAGGCTGAGTGAGGCAGAGCAGATGATGCTGGACCTAGATCTGTCCTCAGCATATGGAGGGGAGGAGTAG
- the vps36 gene encoding vacuolar protein-sorting-associated protein 36: protein MDRFSWSNGLLEINETLVIQQRGVRLYDGDDKAKLDLGVALLSTHRLIWRDVKNHECCIAMPLSQIIFFEEQAAGIGKSAKIVIHLHPAPANKEPGPYQHSKYSFIKLSFKEHGQIEFYRRLSEEMTQKRWENTPVSQPISTGTGSQAGRTRAVGIVGIERKIEERRKETDKNISEAFEDLSKLMVKAKEMVELSKSIANKIKDKQGDITEDETIRFKSYLLSMGIANPVTRETYGSGTHYHMQLAKQLGDMLQAPLEERGGMMALTEVYCLVNRARGMELLSPEDLVNACKMFESLKLPLRLRVFDSGVMVVQLQSHSEEEMIASALDNVSDKGSLTAEEFAKLLGLSVLLSKERLLLAEKMGHLCRDDSVEGLRFYPNLF from the exons ATGGACCGCTTTTCGTGGTCAAATGGGCTCTTAGAAATAAACGAAACTTTAGTAATCCAGCAAAGAGGTGTCAGACTGTATGACGGTGATGATAAG GCTAAGCTGGATCTTGGAGTTGCCTTGTTGAGTACCCATCGGCTGATCTGGAGGGACGTCAAAAATCAT GAATGCTGCATAGCCATGCCCCTGTCACAGATCATCTTCTTTGAGGAGCAGGCTGCAGGAATAGGAAagag TGCAAAAATAGTTATCCACCTGCACCCTGCACCTGCCAACAAGGAGCCAGGTCCCTACCAACACAGCAAGTACTCTTTCATCAAGCTGTCCTTCAAAGAGCACGGGCAGATTGAG TTTTACAGGAGGCTGTCAGAGGAAATGACTCAGAAGAGATGGGAGAATACACCAGTTTCACAGCCCATCTCCACAGGAACTGGCTCTCAG GCAGGAAGGACACGTGCCGTGGGGATTGTTGGCATTGAGAGGaagatagaggagaggaggaaagaaacagacaaaaacatttctgag GCCTTTGAGGACCTCAGCAAGCTGATGGTGAAG GCCAAAGAGATGGTGGAGCTGTCTAAATCTATAGCCAACAAGATCAAAGACAAGCAAGGAGACATTACAGAAGATGAG ACAATACGGTTTAAATCGTACCTACTGAGCATGGGTATTGCTAACCCCGTTACAAGAGAAACATATGGATCAGGTACACATTACCATATGCAGCTGGCTAAGCAACTGGGAGATATGCTACAGGCCCCACTGGAG GAGCGCGGGGGTATGATGGCTCTCACTGAGGTGTACTGTCTCGTCAACCGTGCTAGAGGGATGGAG CTTTTATCTCCAGAAGACTTGGTAAACGCTTGCAAGATGTTTGAGTCTTTGAAGCTCCCATTGAG GCTGCGTGTGTTTGACAGTGGTGTGATGGTGGTCCAGCTGCAGTCTCACAGTGAAGAGGAAATGATAGCATCAGCACTGGACAAT GTGTCAGACAAAGGCTCTTTGACAGCAGAGGAGTTTGCAAAGCTCCTGGGTCTCTCTGTTCTTCTGTCCAAAGAGCG GTTGTTGCTGGCTGAGAAGATGGGCCACCTGTGTAGGGATGACTCTGTTGAGGGTTTGAGATTCTACCCAAACCTCTTTTGA